A region of the Pseudorca crassidens isolate mPseCra1 chromosome 9, mPseCra1.hap1, whole genome shotgun sequence genome:
GTTGAAAAATATTCTGATATCATGTATGGTCCTTTCCATGATAATCACAATAATAGCCAACTTTATTCTAGACCCCCGCCTGAGAGATACATCACTTACTCTCCCCAAATCCTATCATCCtcatttacaggtgaggaaactgaggcttagagaggctcACTGATTCgctggaggtcacacagctagaatgtCAGAGTTAGAATTTAAACCCAGGTTCACCCACAGCAAAGTGGCTACACAGAATATTAGAAAGTAGTTCCACAATACTGTTTGCTTTTAAACGATCCCCAAATTACCCATGCTAAAAATGGAACTTTGTAATATACACATGACTCTACTCCAAGTCCATTCTTCATAATCTACGATTTAGAAAAACACACTTCGTAAGTGGTTAAGAGCCGAAAGTTTACTTGGGACACAGCTCTTGAATCCTAGTTGAGTCTAGTTTTCTCCTGGCATATATCTAAGGCAAAGGTTAGCTTGGCCACAGTCTGTGGTGCTGGTGGCATTCTTTTCTGGGCAGTAGCCATACAAACTACTCTAGGAATGTGATTGGAACCAGGCTCTGTGCCGTCATACTGTCCTGACACATTGTTTTGACAGGTAACGTGCTGTCTTTGTGCTTGGACGCTAACGCAGATCTGTCAAGTTACATGCACAAAGCAACATTcagccttcctgcctgccttccctcACTTATTCCAGGAAGAATTTTTCCTTGCAAGTTCCCTGGGGATCAGCACTGATTCACCAGTGTGTGTTCTGGAGACACAGGGCTATCTCTTCATATGATTCCTGTTTGGGGCAGAATAAAACCTCTGCTTTATGTTAACCACAGGATATAAGGTaaccacagatttttttctgttggtAGTCATGACAATTTCATGCTTTAACACTTAATTCACACATTACCTTCTCCGGCAGCCTTTCCTGATTTCCCCTTGCTCAGTAGATACCCAAGCTTTGTGCTCCATGTCCTTATCCTTTCCATTCAGTATTAAAATGATAGTTTTTAAAGCCTGTCGACCTCTCCAGACTGTACTTGCAGACAGAGAACATGTCTTATTTAAGGTGGATACTCAACCTTCATGCACCAGCATGGAATCACAGCAGGGTCCATTATGATGGGTTGGGCGTTTAGATGTTTCAGTTGGTTGGTGTGGGTGGAGGTTTGTCATTAAACACTCTTAAGATCATGTCTGGCCTTATTTCAATACTCAGCACAATCACAACATCATGCATGCGGTAGGTACTCAGGGCATGCATGCCGACTTAATGACTGATTTATTGACTGAACAAATTAACTGACAACTGGACTTGTCACTAAAGGCATGGATTCTAAGGCAACATTCTTAATAAGCAAGAGCCTTTGATCACAACAGACCCCAATGACAGTGATGCTCTACAAGGAAGATGCTCTTGCCTCCAGATGCCTCAAGTGAACCTTCATGAGGTCTTCAGAGGCATCTGTCAGCACCATGGCTGTCTTTGTGGTCTTGATTCTGTCCCAGTGCAAACATAATGGTAACCAAAGCAACGGGACCAAGCTGAATGGTGTCTGGGTACTCTGCGTTGGGAGGAGCACAGCCCTTACCTGTCTGTGTTGTGGGGAGACTTGGTACCCCAGTCCTGTGATGGGCTGACTCTGCATCTTCTGCAGCAGGATCTTTTGCTGAAGTGGTAACGGCGACCTCAGCAAAGGCTGGCTCGAGAGGGGTTGGGTGGGCTGAGCTGCTGGCTGCTGctgcggctgctgctgctgcggctgcggctgcggctgtgcctgcggctgcggctgcggctgcggctgctgttgctgctgctgctgcggctGAGCTGAAATCGCGCTCTGCTGCGGCTGTGGCTGCGGCTGGGTATAATGCAGGAGAGGAGGCTTGCTCTGGGGAGGCAAAACGGAAGGCATCTGCTGGTTGGCTTGATCTGAGTTAAAATGAAACAAAGGCTTGGTGCTGCCATGTCGGGGCTCCATGGCTGTGTGTGGGTTGTTCATGAAACTCCGACTAAGATCCTGAGGCTTCTGCTGCAGGAGCACGTCCAGAGGCCCTCCCTGGGCCGAGGGGCTGGCCTTGTACATGTAGTTCGCCATGACCTTCGACTGGCTGCCACCGCCCACGACCCCCGGCATGGGGGAGCTCTGGGGGCTGAATGGCTGCTGGCCAAAAGAGGGGCTGGGGATTTTCTCCTGCCCAAATGGACCTGGGGAGGGCCCCGCCGAAGAGGGCAAGCCTGGCCAGCTGGTCGGCTGGTGCTGCTGCATCCGGACGTGCTGCTGACGATTAGCTGCGATCTGTTTGAGCTGCTGGGCGTGGGATACTTCCTGCCAGCTCGGCAGGGCCCGGCTTGCTCCTGAGGCCGTCTGGGGCTGAGCCTGGCTCTGAGGGACCGAAGGGATCGGGGAGGAAGCGGAGAGGGCCGAGGTGGCCATGGAGAACGCAGGGCCGGCGGATGAGGGCCTCAGCTGAGGAGAGCCCGAGGGGCCCTGGGTCAGGCCGGGTGAGTATTCACTTTTGATCACCGTCTTCTCCATGGGCAAGGATGGCCGGGGAGTGCTCCTCTGGCTTTGCTGACCCAAGTCGATGTTAAACGGGTCGTCCTGCTTTATGGTGGCGTTGATCATGTTCTCAAGCTCAAGGTCACTCATGGGAGGCACAGATATATTGGTCAGTTCATTGAACAGTTCCTGCAGCTCGGGATCCATCAGCTGCTCTCCGGGGTCATCTCCGTACCTGTTAGAAAAAATATTCTCCTGGGTCACTTGACCGTCCACGTGCTTGCTGCAAGAGAGAGTCTCTCCCGGTTCCTTCTTCACTTCCTTTAAGCCCATGTTGAACATACCATTTCCAGGAGAATGTGTGTGGGCTGGCAGCGTGGCAGTCTTTCTCAGGGGTGCTTGGCTCATGGGCAAGGTCCCTGACATCATATGACTTTGTCCATTATTTACTTGGAGGCCCCCTTGTCCTGCAGTGAGGTTTTCCCCAACACGGATTCTTTTGATATCAAGGAATGAGTTGTCGACAAAGCCATTAGGCCTCTTGCTGTTGGCAGGGGACAGGTTAActatctgttttcttttcaagGAACCCTGGAGCTGAAAGACAGAGGgggaataagaaaacaaaacatgagaTATTTTTCAAGATGCGTTTAgtcaaaagagacagaatatttgAATGTTTTTTCCATTTACACAAAGGAGGAGGCACAAATGAAGCCCAGTTTGGAATATAATGAAACTTACAGTAGCACAAACAGAGCAAAATGTTTCTGGAGGAGCAGGTCAGTGAGGGGTGACAGGTCATAGAGGTTCCCATGATTGGTACGTTGGCCGATGGATGAAGAATCCTTCACGTGTCATGGGGAGTTATTGATAATGCTTATGATTAATCAGCAAAGTGGTGTTGTTTTCTGGAACAGGCCAAACTATtccacatgcacgcacacataaCCCACACGGCCACAGGCCACTGGACTGAATACAATTTTGACCAAGATGGGAAACACTGTAGAGTCTAAAGCTGAGACCcaatttccagtttctttttcaCAGATTCAACCCATCATCACTCTTATCCTCTAAGTAAGTAATCAGAATAGTTGTCGTGTCGAAGGAGGTAGTCTCTCTGTTGTTTAACTATTTTTCTTCCTATGATTCTGCAGCTTGCATTTGAGCCCCTGTAGCAATACTGGGTGGCTGCACAGAAGTTATGAGGTCATCATTTATCAAATGAGCCACTCTAAGCACAGATTTTCCGGGGGATTCATTTTTTATCTGGCCCGTCTCGAAATCTCTTAGCCAAAACCAAGGTGTAGAGAGGGAGTAccgcatagtggttaagaacgcAGGCTCTGGAACTGGCTAAGCGGCGCTCAAATTCCAATCTGTCACTGAGTGCTAAGTGATCCTGGCTCTGGACttatctgagcctcaatttccttacctGGAAAATGGGGACGACAGCACTTAACTCATAGGAAGACATGAGACATGTAAACGTTTAGCACAGGGTTTACTGAAGTAAGAACTCAATGAAGTTtagtttataaaaaaatatgGCTTACTACCTTCTCAAAGAGGAACATCTCTCTAAACagcaacagtaacaacaaaatatTAAAGTACTTCAATCACTCACTCAGTGATAAGACTGTATTCTATTAACTTCAGACATTATATATAGAGATTTAAGGACCATACAGTCACACCAGTAAattaataagaaacataaaacatgCACCATTGATCTTGAGATCCTTGTTGCTTTGCCTCTAAAGTGAGAGACTATATCTAGCAAAGGGTGGCTTTCCCAGTGCAGCTGACCCACTTCAATTATTTAATGTTCGCTCAAGATAATTGCAaattactgaggcagaaggacactTCCCAGATATAAAATTCTATCACTTCTCCTGTCCTCCCTTTTCTCTTACCATCACTCCCCCACCCTCCTGAAGATTTCTAGGTAAcctaattagaaaatgaaattaacgtaactgagcacctattatatgccaaGTACTTTAAAtatggttattttattttccttagtcTTTACAACAAAGACTTTACAATAAAGACAAAGTCTTTACAATATCCATTAGATATGcgttattttatagataaggaaaccaaggctcagggaggctaaataacttgcccagtaTAAGTGGTAGACCTGGGCTTTAACTCAAGTTCTGCATAGTTCTAAAGCCTGTGTCACTTCCACTATATGATGCTGGAGTCACCTTGTTCAGGGCTAGGGTCTGCCTTGCACGAAGAGGGAGGGGGTAGTGAGCACAGAGATATCCTGGATCTCTCATCACATGATGAGGAATCAGGGAATGGCGGGGATGCAATCTAGGGCTGAATGTGAACAGTATGTTTCTTGTCATGTAGTTCCTCGATACCTGTTTCAGTAATCCATTACCTGTGGGTTTGCCCCCTCACAAGTGTGTATAGTTATGGTCGATGTACCATGCTGGTGTAACCAATGTTTACCTTTTACCATTGCTAATGGGCAATCAGAAAAAGGAAACTGACCCAAGCTGGGCCAATCATTCCTTCCATGAGAATTGTGAAATCGGAGAAAGTGAGACCAGGCTCTCTTTGGGTAGCTGCACAGTCATTTATAAAACTTGTGAAGTGTTGTTCCACTAAGCCAACCACAGCCATAGAGGAAGTAAGTCTGTGGAAAAAGAGGGAATGATGCAGAGAGGAAGGACACAAATTTTGATAGCATTTGAGGGCCTGATTTCAATCTTAGGccagctctgcctctctctttgttttccttGATACACTATGGAATCTTTACAATAAAGTCTCCTTGTTGCTTAAGCTAATGTGAGTTGAGCTTCTGTTACTTTCAACCAAGAGCCCTAACTAAATCCCATGAGATTTAACATTTGGTGATGAGCAGGTTGCAGCAAGGAATAGGGTACCCTTTGTACCTGGCTGTGAAGCTTTTGTTCCCTCATCTTTGCTGTCTCTCCATGTTTCCCTGACTCCTAATCTTGTCTATTCACTGATATAGGCCAACATCACCACAGAACACTGTCAGCCATCACTGCATTTGGCACAAACTGAAAGTGGTTACCGTCTGTCCACAGGCGGTCAGGAAGAGCACAGACCAAAGAGGGTCAGCCGTGTTACCTTAAGAGAGGCCACACTGATTTATTTCAGCATGTTACATTTTGAAGGTTTTTTCCACAACtggtaaagaaaaaacaaaggaaaacattcttTTTCCAGGTTTGGGTTATTGCCTTTGATTTATTTTCCACTGCTTTGAAAAAACCTGTTCTGCCAGATTCTCTACTGCTCAGGCCACTCCCTGGGCAGTTCAGTACATACTCTGGGAAGCAGCTCCAGGACTTTCTCTAAGCCACCAGGGTTGGAGATGGAGTAATAGAATTAGCGGTGGtggtagcagtagtagtagtagtagtaataataatagtagtaacaaCGACAACAAAGTCATTTATTGAGGGCTTGGGTGCTAGCCATTGAGCTAAGCTTTTTGTATGGATAGTCGCATCTAATTCTCACAGAACAACTCTAAGAATCCTCGCAACAACAACTCTGTAAGGTTGATACTATTTctaccctctcccttcccttttagcgatgagaaaattgaggttggGAGACTGAGGAACTCTTCAAGGTCAAACAAACACTAAGCAATAAAGCCCGGCTTTATTTACCAAACCAAGGATTCCCACTGTTGAGCCTGTGCTGGGGAGTAAATGGTACCCCAGGCCCTGACAGAGATAAGTAACTGGTGCCCACACGCAGGTATTGAGGAAGCTGGCCCAGGATCTAGTCCTGATTCTGGCATTACTTGCTTTGCTATTTCAGGAAGTTATTTCTCTTCTGTGGACCACAGTTCCCTCCTTTATAAATAGGATTATCTCTGAGAACACTTTCCTGCCTGAACCCAGAAAATAATAGACAATGAGGGAGTGAGAAGTGTTTTATAGGCATATGTATCATGGTGTAAAGTCACCACCAAGCATAGCTGGATGGATGACTTAAGGTGGGAAACAGAAGTCCTTCTCAGTGACACATGGAAGACATCCCCATGGTTAAAAAGATTCCATTAGGACTTCATCAGGCATGATATTTACCAAGAGAATTTTGGGGATAGTCTATGTCCTGCCTTGTAGAAGCTTCTAATCAAAGTTATGTCACCAAGGCCCAATGAATGCACAAAAGTAGAGGCACAATACAatctcagtgattctcaaagttcAATCTTTGCTCTGAAGTATTTTCTTTGCTGGACTAAAATGTCTCCATCGGATATATGGCTTTCAATTGTGGTATAGAGTCTCAAAAATTTCTGTGACAAAATGGAAATACTGTATtctagaaggagagagagaacacagagagTCATATCATGAATACCTCAGTGAGAAATAGTTTATCAGAAAATTCAATGCCACCTTATCAGGCCAGGAATCGTCCTAAGGGAATGAGACTCAGTCAGAGGAATGAAGACATGGGTTTACATCAAGAAAGATGGCAGCTGGTTTAGGGAAGTTGGGAGCTCCACAGTGTAGACCTTCCAGGTGGCTGGGGAAGACGGGATGGGGGCAGGTAGAAGTATAAGGGCAGGGTATACCCTGAAAGCCAGAGGGGACAAATAGTTTCCAGAAAGCAGTTAATAACACTGAAAGGGTAGAGGAAAGAATCTCCAGAACAAATCTCTCACCAGGGCTGACTTATCCATTAGGCTGGGTAGGCACAGTGCCCAGGGCCTACAGTAGTCTTAGGGGCccatgaaaatataatttaatttagtaTGGAAGAAAAATTGAACTTTTAGGTTGaggaaatgttttaatatatatagtaatatatttatCTTGATGTCAACACAgtcataaaatacaattttaaaagtttttataagGAAGAAGGGGCCCTCAAAAGCAAGAGGTCCCCCAAAGGCTCTCACTTCAGAACTACTATGTATTGACTACTTAATTTAAGACAGGTGCTCTTAAAGCAAGTGTTGTGTAGAGTCCCATTTAATCTTCTCACAGCTCTCTGAACATGTATCCTGATCTTCATTTTCACGTGAAGAAATTGCAGCTTCTGACTTTAAGATTGCATAGTGCATGATATGGAAGCAGGCTGGCAACCCGAGTCCGGTTCCGAAGGCCTCCTTCTGAATCACTTACTACACTGCTTGCTTTCCTTTGGCCTTCAATTTGCCACGTGCCAACACTGTTCTCAACACAGTGGACACAGAGAGCCAAGGTAGAAGAATAACAGAATGAAGATGTATGGCATGCACAGGGCAAGGGTAAGGGCATTCAGGACTCATAGAGATGGATGGCAGGAGAGGATGGTGACATCATTGGTTGGAGGTTGATGGTGAAAGCTCAGGACATCACTCTCGAGGCTCCaacagaagaaagggaagagacaaaGGGTCACTGGGTCATTCAAAAAGATTTATTGATCATCCAGAGAGGGTTCTGTGCAATGATCCCTGGCATGAGAGAAATGCAGATGACTAAGCTCATGGCAGCATGTAAAGGCTTCAAATGAG
Encoded here:
- the MAML2 gene encoding mastermind-like protein 2 isoform X2, whose translation is MIPSKTLQGSLKRKQIVNLSPANSKRPNGFVDNSFLDIKRIRVGENLTAGQGGLQVNNGQSHMMSGTLPMSQAPLRKTATLPAHTHSPGNGMFNMGLKEVKKEPGETLSCSKHVDGQVTQENIFSNRYGDDPGEQLMDPELQELFNELTNISVPPMSDLELENMINATIKQDDPFNIDLGQQSQRSTPRPSLPMEKTVIKSEYSPGLTQGPSGSPQLRPSSAGPAFSMATSALSASSPIPSVPQSQAQPQTASGASRALPSWQEVSHAQQLKQIAANRQQHVRMQQHQPTSWPGLPSSAGPSPGPFGQEKIPSPSFGQQPFSPQSSPMPGVVGGGSQSKVMANYMYKASPSAQGGPLDVLLQQKPQDLSRSFMNNPHTAMEPRHGSTKPLFHFNSDQANQQMPSVLPPQSKPPLLHYTQPQPQPQQSAISAQPQQQQQQQPQPQPQPQAQPQPQPQQQQPQQQPAAQPTQPLSSQPLLRSPLPLQQKILLQKMQSQPITGLGYQVSPQHRQDQHSVVGQNTGPSPSPNPCSNPNTGSGYMNSQQSLLNQQLMGKKQTLQRQIMEQKQQLLLQQQMLVDTEKIAPQDQINRHLTRPPPDYKDQRRNVGNMQPTAQYSGGSSTVSLNSNQALANPVSTHTILTPNSSLMSTSHGTRMPSLSTAVQNIGMYGNLPCNQPGTYSVTSGMNQLTQHRNPNQLIANQNNPLMPRPPTLGPSNNNNNVATFGAGSVGNSQQLRPNLTHSMTSMPAQRTSNVMITSNTTAPNWASQEATTKQQEALKSTGVRFPPGTPTAYTPNQSLQQVVGSQQFSQRAVAPPNQLTPAVQIRPMNQMSQTLNGQNMGPLRSLNLRPNQLSTQILPNLSQSGTGLSQSRTSISQPSSLTAGSFPSPNQSSRAFQGTDHGNDLAFDFLNQQTDNMGPALNSDADFIDSLLKTEPGNDDWMKDINLDEILGNNS